A genomic stretch from uncultured Cohaesibacter sp. includes:
- the pncB gene encoding nicotinate phosphoribosyltransferase: MTIDLASRVYSHRWKIDPIVRSLIDTDFYKLLMAQSVFHNKPDVHVEFSLINRSQDVPLAKLIDESELRAQLDYIRGLKLSRGESTWLRGNMFYGKRSMFHPDFMEWFENLTLPPYHLERVGDQYELTFEGSWPAVMLWEIPALSVIMELRSRAVLHKMKRFELQILYARAMTRLWEKVERLRAIGDVRVADFGTRRRHSFLWQDWCVQAMQEGLGDNFTGTSNCLIAMRREMEAIGTNAHELPMVYSALAQNDEELAYAPYRVLEDWQREHDGNLRVILPDTYGTKGFLERAPDWLTSWTGIRVDSGQPEEAAETAIKWWKDRGEDPRKKLIIFSDGLDVDQIGALYNKFHGRVRVSFGWGTLLTNDFRGLVPDDELSPFSLVCKAVSANGSPTVKLSDNPNKAMGPVDEIARYKRVFNVGEQKPMDVIV, from the coding sequence ATGACCATCGATCTTGCATCTCGCGTTTATAGTCACCGCTGGAAAATTGACCCCATCGTCCGCTCGCTTATCGATACGGATTTTTACAAACTTCTGATGGCTCAATCGGTTTTTCACAACAAACCCGACGTGCATGTCGAGTTCAGCCTGATCAACCGCTCCCAGGATGTCCCCCTTGCCAAGCTGATCGACGAAAGCGAATTGCGTGCCCAACTTGATTATATTCGCGGTTTGAAACTCTCTCGCGGCGAGAGCACATGGCTGCGCGGCAACATGTTTTATGGCAAACGGTCGATGTTCCATCCCGATTTCATGGAGTGGTTCGAAAATCTCACGCTGCCGCCCTATCATCTGGAGCGGGTGGGTGACCAGTATGAACTGACCTTCGAGGGCTCCTGGCCTGCGGTCATGCTCTGGGAAATTCCCGCCCTTTCAGTCATCATGGAGCTGCGGTCGCGTGCGGTGTTGCACAAGATGAAGCGGTTTGAGCTGCAAATTCTCTATGCCCGCGCCATGACACGCCTTTGGGAAAAGGTCGAGCGCCTTCGTGCAATCGGCGATGTGCGGGTTGCCGACTTCGGCACCCGACGGCGCCATTCCTTCCTCTGGCAGGATTGGTGCGTACAGGCCATGCAGGAAGGACTGGGGGATAATTTCACCGGCACCTCCAACTGTCTCATCGCCATGCGTCGCGAGATGGAAGCCATCGGCACCAATGCCCATGAGCTGCCGATGGTCTACTCGGCTCTTGCGCAAAATGATGAAGAGCTGGCCTATGCCCCCTATCGGGTTCTGGAAGACTGGCAGCGCGAGCATGATGGCAACCTGCGCGTGATCCTACCTGATACTTATGGCACCAAGGGCTTTCTCGAACGGGCGCCAGATTGGCTAACCAGTTGGACCGGCATCCGGGTGGATAGCGGCCAGCCGGAAGAAGCCGCCGAGACAGCCATCAAATGGTGGAAGGATCGCGGCGAAGATCCGCGCAAGAAGCTGATCATCTTCTCCGATGGTCTGGATGTCGATCAGATCGGCGCGCTCTATAACAAGTTCCATGGCCGCGTCCGCGTTTCCTTCGGCTGGGGCACGCTGCTGACCAACGACTTCCGAGGGTTGGTGCCCGACGACGAGCTTTCGCCTTTTTCTTTGGTTTGCAAGGCGGTTTCCGCCAATGGCAGCCCGACCGTCAAGCTTTCGGATAATCCGAACAAGGCCATGGGGCCTGTTGACGAGATCGCTCGCTATAAGCGTGTGTTCAATGTTGGTGAACAGAAGCCCATGGATGTAATAGTATAA
- a CDS encoding YbaK/EbsC family protein, which yields MAGKKSSKVRVQEAIDALGLDSEVVTMPDTTRTAEDAAAACGCDVDQIVKSLIFERHDNQHLVLLLIAGSNRADMDLAAEVIGSTLDRADPKKVRSETGFAIGGVAPVGHLCPMEVYIDPHLLTFETVWAAAGAPNAVFKVASQALMKATDAKLLSAA from the coding sequence ATGGCAGGCAAGAAGAGTTCAAAGGTGCGCGTTCAGGAAGCAATTGATGCTTTGGGTCTGGATAGCGAAGTGGTCACCATGCCGGATACAACGCGCACTGCCGAGGATGCGGCTGCTGCTTGTGGCTGTGACGTGGACCAAATCGTCAAGAGCCTTATTTTCGAACGTCATGACAACCAGCATCTGGTGCTTCTGCTGATTGCGGGGAGCAACAGGGCTGACATGGACCTTGCCGCCGAAGTGATTGGTTCCACGCTTGATCGGGCCGATCCGAAAAAAGTGCGTTCTGAAACCGGCTTTGCCATTGGAGGCGTCGCGCCAGTGGGCCATCTCTGCCCGATGGAAGTCTATATTGACCCGCATCTGCTCACGTTTGAGACAGTCTGGGCAGCGGCCGGTGCGCCCAATGCCGTGTTCAAGGTTGCATCGCAGGCTCTGATGAAGGCGACGGATGCCAAGCTGCTCAGCGCAGCCTGA